The Brachionichthys hirsutus isolate HB-005 unplaced genomic scaffold, CSIRO-AGI_Bhir_v1 contig_247, whole genome shotgun sequence genome includes a window with the following:
- the LOC137912795 gene encoding CDGSH iron-sulfur domain-containing protein 2A, with the protein MVLESISRVIKVQLPAYLKKLPLPETIGGFARLTVSEWLRLLPLLGILALLGYLTIRPFLPKRKKQKDSLINLKIQKENPKVVNEIDIEDLHSANVCYCRCWRSKTFPVCDKSHLKHNELTGDNVGPLILKKKIL; encoded by the exons ATGGTTTTAGAAAGTATTTCGCGAGTAATAAAAGTTCAGCTTCCAGCGTACCTTAAGAAGCTTCCTCTTCCTGAAACGATCGGCGGATTTGCAAGATTAACAG tgtctGAGTGGCTCCGGCTGTTGCCTCTCCTGGGTATCCTGGCGTTGCTGGGCTATCTGACCATTCGGCCATTCCTGCCTAAGAGGAAGAAGCAAAAAGACAGCCTGATCAACCTGAAGATCCAGAAGGAGAACCCTAAAGTGGTCAATGAGATAGACATTGAGGACCTGCACAGCGCGAATGTTTGTTACTGTCGCTGCTGGCGCTCCAAAACT TTTCCTGTTTGTGACAAGTCGCACTTAAAGCACAATGAGCTAACTGGAGACAACGTGGGACCGCTCATCCTCAAAAAGAAGATACTGTAA